A segment of the Sulfitobacter sp. D7 genome:
CAGCGTCAGCATCCCATGCGCCACGGTGCCGCCGAAATCCGTTTCCGCCGCGCGCACTGGATCAACATGGATGAACTGGTGATCTTCGGTCACATCGGCAAAGGCGTCGATCCGCGCCTGATCCATCATGAACCACGGCGAGACGCCCAATTCGCACCCCACGGCGGCTTCCATCTCTGCCCGGTCAATCTCGTTGCGCATCATGGCCTCCTCACTTTGCGCCACACTATCCGCGATGGTCAGACCTGCGAAAGCCCTTGCGTCCGACCGGGCAAGTCCCATGCTGGGCCAAGCCAAAGCCGGAGGCATCATGAACACCCCAATCCTCGCCCTTATCATCGTGGCCGTCGCGGGCGCGGCTGTCGCCCTGCAGACCCCGATCAACGCCGCCTTGGGCCGCAACATCGGCAGCGGAGTCGCTGCGGCGGCGGTATCTTTTGGCGTGGGTTTCGCAATCCTGCTGGCGGTGCTGCTGCTGCGCGGAGAGTTGGGCGCCCTGCCCCGCGCGGCTTCGGCTTCGCCGGTCTTGCTGCTGGGTGGTGTGCTGGGGGCGTTCTACGTCTGGTCGGTGCTTTGGGCGATCCCGACGCTGGGCGCGCTGACGGTGATCTCGGCGCTGATCCTCGGCCAGTTGAGCGCGGCGCTGGTGATTGATGCCACGGGGCTTTTGGGCCTAACGGTACAGGCCATCACCCCCACCCGCATCGCCGCCGCCGCGCTGGTGGCGGCGGGGCTGGTTTTATCGCGGTTCTGAGCGTCAGATCGCGGTTTTGCGCATCTCTTCGAGATAGATTTCCCGCAGACGGGGCGCCAATTTGCCCGGCGTGCCGCTGCCGATCTTGGCGCCGTCAATCTCAACCACGGGGGTCACGAAAGCACTGGCCGAGGTCACAAACGCCTCATCCGCCTGCTGCGCCTCTTCGATGGTAAAGTTACGCTCTTCCACCTGCATCTGCGCTTCACGGGCCAGTTCCAGCACCGCCTTGCGGGTGATGCCGTGCAAGATATCGCTAGAGGTCTCGCGCGTGACGATCTTGCCGTCTTTCACGATATAGGCGTTGTTCGATGTGCCCTCGGTGACGAAACCGTCTTCGACCATCCAAGCGTCTTCGACACCCGCCTTCTTGGCCATCATCTTGCCCATCGACGGGTAGAGCAGTTGCACCGTTTTAATGTCACGACGGCCCCAGCGGATGTCTTCGATGCTGATCACGCGGATGCCGTCACGCGCGGCTGGATTGTCGGCAAGACCCGATTTTGACTGGGTGAACAGCACCAGCGAGGGCGCGGTGGTTTCTGGATCAGGGAAAGCGAAATCACGGTCGCCGTCAGAGCCGCGCGTCACCTGAAGGTAAATCAGTCCGTCTTTGATGTCGTTCAGGCGCACCAATTCGCGGTGAATTTCCAACAGTTCTTCGGTGGTGGCAGGCGCGCGCATGTCGAGCTCGTTCATCGAGCGGGTCAACCGTTCGGCATGGCCATCAAAAGCGATCAGCTTGCCATCCAACACGCTCGTCACCTCATAGACCCCATCGGCCATCAGAAACCCCCGATCAAAGATCGAGACCTTGGCCTGATCCTCGGGCAGGTATTCGCCGTTTACATAGACAGTTCGCATGGTCACCCCCAGAGCGCGGCCACGGGGGGATGCACGCCCGCGCCGTCGAATTTCAAAGCATTGTCGCGGTCTTCGGCCAGAAGCAGCGGGCCGTCAAGATCCACCACCTTCGCGCCTTGGGCCACCAGCGTCGCCGGAGCCATCGCCAGCGACGATCCGACCATGCAGCCGACCATCACGTCGAACCCTTCGGCCCGCGCCGCATCGCGCAGCGCCAGCGCTTCGGTCAGGCCACCGGTCTTGTCGAGCTTGATGTTCACCACATCGTATTTGCCCTTGAGGCCAGGCAGGCTGGCGCGGTCATGGCAGCTCTCATCCGCGCAGACGGGCACCGGGCGGTCCATGCCCAAAAGCGCGTCGTCTTCGCCCGCGGGCAAGGGTTGTTCGACCAATGCCACGCCAAGGCGCACCAGATGGGGCGCAAGGTCGGCGTAGACCTCTGCCGACCAGCCCTCATTGGCGTCGATGATGATGGTGGCATCGGGCGCACCTGCGCGCACGGCTTCGAGCCGGGGCATGTCATCAGGCGTGCCGAGCTTGATCTTGAGCAGGGGCCGATGGCTGTGTTTCGCGGCCTGCGCGCGCATCGCCTCGGGCGCGTCCAGTGACAAGGTATAGGCCGTGACTTCCGGCCCCGGGGCCGTCAGCCCGGCCAGTTCCCAAACGCGCTTGCCCGCGCGTTTGGCTTCCAGATCCCACAGCGCGCAGTCGACAGCGTTGCGGGCCGCCCCGGCGGGCAGCA
Coding sequences within it:
- a CDS encoding D-amino-acid transaminase, with product MRTVYVNGEYLPEDQAKVSIFDRGFLMADGVYEVTSVLDGKLIAFDGHAERLTRSMNELDMRAPATTEELLEIHRELVRLNDIKDGLIYLQVTRGSDGDRDFAFPDPETTAPSLVLFTQSKSGLADNPAARDGIRVISIEDIRWGRRDIKTVQLLYPSMGKMMAKKAGVEDAWMVEDGFVTEGTSNNAYIVKDGKIVTRETSSDILHGITRKAVLELAREAQMQVEERNFTIEEAQQADEAFVTSASAFVTPVVEIDGAKIGSGTPGKLAPRLREIYLEEMRKTAI
- a CDS encoding DMT family transporter, which codes for MNTPILALIIVAVAGAAVALQTPINAALGRNIGSGVAAAAVSFGVGFAILLAVLLLRGELGALPRAASASPVLLLGGVLGAFYVWSVLWAIPTLGALTVISALILGQLSAALVIDATGLLGLTVQAITPTRIAAAALVAAGLVLSRF
- a CDS encoding MaoC family dehydratase — its product is MMPPALAWPSMGLARSDARAFAGLTIADSVAQSEEAMMRNEIDRAEMEAAVGCELGVSPWFMMDQARIDAFADVTEDHQFIHVDPVRAAETDFGGTVAHGMLTLSMMSGMAYGALPVMTGAKASINYGFDSVRFVAAVHSGKRIRGRFTLAEAQTRGRGNLMTRFAATVEIEGAERPAVKADWLVLYMF
- the dgcA gene encoding N-acetyl-D-Glu racemase DgcA, with amino-acid sequence MQIDVTADTFKLAQVFTISRGSRTEAKVLTVRITDGGVTGWGECVPYARYDETLESVTAEINGLPGDITRAALYDLLPAGAARNAVDCALWDLEAKRAGKRVWELAGLTAPGPEVTAYTLSLDAPEAMRAQAAKHSHRPLLKIKLGTPDDMPRLEAVRAGAPDATIIIDANEGWSAEVYADLAPHLVRLGVALVEQPLPAGEDDALLGMDRPVPVCADESCHDRASLPGLKGKYDVVNIKLDKTGGLTEALALRDAARAEGFDVMVGCMVGSSLAMAPATLVAQGAKVVDLDGPLLLAEDRDNALKFDGAGVHPPVAALWG